GGCACCAGAGGGTCAAGCTGCATACTGAAGAGAATTCTGCGAAACAGTTTTTGTGGCTGGAGTGACGCCCAGGTCCCTTCAATCAATTCTGTTAAATTGATCGGTTCCCATTGCCGGGCTCCGGTACGAGAGAGGCTGAGAAGACCGCCGGTAATTCTTTTACAGCGCAGACATTCATCCACAATTGCCCTGACATCGTCACGACGTTTGTCCGCAGGGTCCAGATCTTCAAGCAGGAGTTGTGCATAGCCAAGAATAATCCCGACGGGATTGTCAATTTCATGAGAGACGCCTGCCGCAACCTGCCCTACCGCAGCCAAACGTTCCGCCCTGGCCAGGCGATCATAGATTCTATGAAGTTCTTCGTTGGCATGGGTCAACTGCTCATTGCGATGGGTCAACTCTTCACGGCTTGCCCCAAGACTGCTGGCCATATCATTGAAAGCTCCGGCTAAAGCGGTGAGCTCATCGGAACCACGCAAAGGCAGGCGTATTTCAAGTTCTCCACGAGCGATAGCCCGGGCACCCTCTGTCAGTTGCTGGATGGGACGGGTCAAACGCCTGGCAACCAAAGCCGCGAGCAACAATGAGACAAGGGCCGCACCGAGCGCAATTCTCAAAAACGCCTGATGGATTTCTTGTAATCGCTGATCAACGGTCCTGAAAGAGTAATAAAAACGTACATTAAGTAATCGGGATCCGGCCGGGCTGAAAGCTGGCACTACCACATCGAGCACTCGGCGCCCCTGCTGATCGGCGAGTATCCTGTAGCTCAGGTCACTACTATCGCTCTCAAAGATCGAATCTGTCGGCAGGTCCTGCTTTGAAAATCCAGGGAAAATAGCAGAGCTGAAGAGTTCACGACCGGTGACTGAATGGAGTGAAAAACGTATTAAATCATGACTGAACCCGAGTCGCTGAACCATTTCCCCTTGCTGCAATGGCGATAGCTGGGTGAAATCTCCCCGAAAATGCTTGAGAATCTCGGGGGTTGAAAACCTGGCCGCAGCCAGATGTTGAGCCTGTAGATGTTGTTGCCAGAGGACAGCCTGTCGCTTCTCCAAAAGACCAAAGGTTACCAGCAACAAGGTCAGCAGCACTGCCCCCGTGTATAAGAATAATTTTTTCGCAAGGCTCATATGTGGTGAGGGTACCTTATTTGTTCCTCTGTTTCACACATCTTTTATTATTCCCGGATTTGCCGCATGCATAGATAAGAGTATTTTTTATTTGACAGTTTCGTTGATGCCTCCTAGAATCATCACCCTTCAAGTAATCATTACCTGTCTCTTAAATTGACATTGCCCCACTTTAACTTAGACTCTCTCAAATATAAATTATCCCTGATTCGGGGAGACAATAACAGGAGGCCATATGGAGAAACCGGAATACAACACAGACATTGTCAGGAGTTTTATACACTGGAGCGTTCTCTGGGGGCTGGTTGCAGTCCTGGTTGGTGTCACGGTTTCGTTTCAAATGACCAATCCTGAACTGAACTTCCCTCCCTATTTCACCTTCGGTCGTCTACGCCCGATTCATACCAATGCCGGTATTTACGGCTGGGGGGTCGGCACCATCTTCGCCATGTTCATTTATATCACCCAACGACTGTGCAAGGTCAGGATCTGGAGCGACAAACTGGCCAGGTTCCAGCTGTGGTTTTTTAATATCACCATCCTCGCCTCGGCGGTCACTCTACTCCTTGGCTACACGACGTCCAAGGAATATCACGAGATGGAGTGGCCGATCGACCTGATGGTCATCGTCCTCTGGGTGGTCTTTGCCATTAACATTATTATGACGATTATCAAGCGTCAGGAAGAGCAGATGTATATCTCGCTCTGGTACATAATGGCGTCAATCATCGGCGTGGCGATCCTTTATACGGTTGATGCCGCCGAAGTCCCGGTTTCACTGTTTAAATCCTACTCGGCCTATGCCGGGACCAATGATGCCAATGTACACTGGTGGTTCGGGCACAATGCGGTGGCAATGGCCTTGACCGCCCCGCCGCTGGCGATGTTCTACTATTTCCTGCCAAAAACAACCGGGGTGCCGATCTACAGCCATAAGCTTTCGATCGTCGCCTTCTGGTCACTGATCTTCATGTACCTCTGGACCGGAGCCCACCATCTACTCTGGACCCCGGTGCCCGACTGGATCCAGACGTTGGCGATGGCCTTTTCGGTGATGTTGATCGCCCCCTCCTGGGGCTCGGTCATCAACGGCTACATGTCGATGAAAGGACAGTGGCACCAGATGCGCGAGAACTACATTGTCAAATTTCTGATCCTCGGCATTACCTTTTACGGACTGCAAACCCTGCAGGGACCAATGCAGGCGATCCGTTCCTTCTCGGCGTTTATCCATTACACCGACTGGGTGCCTGCCCATATCCACATGGGCACCATGGGTTGGGTCTCGATGATCAGTTTCGCCTCCATTTACTATATGGTTCCGCGTATCTACGGCAAAGAGATCTATAGTATCCCTCTGGCAAACCTGCACTTCTGGTTGGTTTTGATCGGACAGTTGGTCTGGACAATCTCACTCTGGGTCGCCGGGGTGATGCAGGCCGGGATGTGGAACGCCATGAATCCAGATGGCAGCCTGACCTACACCTTTATGGATACCATGGTGCAAATGTACCCCTTTTGGTGGGCACGAACCTTTGGCGGGCTCATCTTCCTCAGTGGGCTCCTGGTCTTTATCTACAACCTGTTTAAATCTTTCCAGAGCGGTGAGAAGACCGTCTCCGTTGCCACCACCGCAGCAGGGAGGGCCTAAGTCATGTGGGAGAAGAGACCTATCCTGTTTTTGATTCTGGCGACTGTCGTCATCATGATCGGCACCACCGTAACAATGATCGTCCCATTCCTGTCGGTTAATACCGAAGCTGACCGAATTGCCAGTGTCAAACCCTACACCCCGCTGCAGCAGGAAGGGCGCGACATCTACATTCGCGAAGGCTGCAACAATTGTCATACTCAAACCGTTCGCCCGCTGGTCAGTGAGGTGCTGCGTTA
Above is a genomic segment from Geopsychrobacter electrodiphilus DSM 16401 containing:
- a CDS encoding sensor histidine kinase; this encodes MSLAKKLFLYTGAVLLTLLLVTFGLLEKRQAVLWQQHLQAQHLAAARFSTPEILKHFRGDFTQLSPLQQGEMVQRLGFSHDLIRFSLHSVTGRELFSSAIFPGFSKQDLPTDSIFESDSSDLSYRILADQQGRRVLDVVVPAFSPAGSRLLNVRFYYSFRTVDQRLQEIHQAFLRIALGAALVSLLLAALVARRLTRPIQQLTEGARAIARGELEIRLPLRGSDELTALAGAFNDMASSLGASREELTHRNEQLTHANEELHRIYDRLARAERLAAVGQVAAGVSHEIDNPVGIILGYAQLLLEDLDPADKRRDDVRAIVDECLRCKRITGGLLSLSRTGARQWEPINLTELIEGTWASLQPQKLFRRILFSMQLDPLVPGLIGDPDRLRQVLVNLLLNAVQALDESGKIHVELKRTKAGAEISVDDDGPGIPEEQRGTIFDPFFSTKEKGKGTGLGLAICRKLIEEHGGSIEALESPLGGARILIYLPCDIDENASQLS
- a CDS encoding cbb3-type cytochrome c oxidase subunit I; its protein translation is MEKPEYNTDIVRSFIHWSVLWGLVAVLVGVTVSFQMTNPELNFPPYFTFGRLRPIHTNAGIYGWGVGTIFAMFIYITQRLCKVRIWSDKLARFQLWFFNITILASAVTLLLGYTTSKEYHEMEWPIDLMVIVLWVVFAINIIMTIIKRQEEQMYISLWYIMASIIGVAILYTVDAAEVPVSLFKSYSAYAGTNDANVHWWFGHNAVAMALTAPPLAMFYYFLPKTTGVPIYSHKLSIVAFWSLIFMYLWTGAHHLLWTPVPDWIQTLAMAFSVMLIAPSWGSVINGYMSMKGQWHQMRENYIVKFLILGITFYGLQTLQGPMQAIRSFSAFIHYTDWVPAHIHMGTMGWVSMISFASIYYMVPRIYGKEIYSIPLANLHFWLVLIGQLVWTISLWVAGVMQAGMWNAMNPDGSLTYTFMDTMVQMYPFWWARTFGGLIFLSGLLVFIYNLFKSFQSGEKTVSVATTAAGRA